The Teredinibacter sp. KSP-S5-2 genome includes a window with the following:
- a CDS encoding flagellar biosynthetic protein FliR, with product MFTQYIITALISVRLLPLFVVAPPPPFRRAPVLVRVFLTICLSMVLCSAINAQSVASNSIPLAGLITLEFLIGISLAFSYHTAYAAIHSAGKLIDMQVGFAAAAIFDPNTENSSGPTPQILTLALLFIFFTANIHHELLIGLSKLIKVFPPGIAFDWNSSWIKILGAHFTTGFIIASPVIIILWLVDITLAFISRSLPKTPVYFIGLPAKIAIGMITLSWFLQNASIPIYRIFSDSLNSWDMMFRI from the coding sequence ATGTTTACTCAATATATTATTACAGCTCTAATTAGTGTGAGGCTGCTTCCATTGTTTGTTGTGGCCCCCCCGCCTCCCTTTAGGCGAGCCCCAGTACTTGTTCGAGTGTTTTTAACCATATGTCTATCTATGGTCCTGTGCTCAGCCATCAACGCTCAGTCAGTCGCATCTAACAGCATTCCCCTTGCTGGCCTGATTACTCTTGAGTTTCTTATCGGAATATCACTAGCTTTTAGCTACCATACTGCTTATGCAGCCATTCATTCAGCCGGCAAATTAATTGATATGCAAGTTGGCTTTGCGGCTGCTGCAATCTTTGATCCTAATACCGAAAATTCCTCGGGGCCCACCCCTCAAATACTGACGTTAGCATTACTATTCATCTTTTTTACTGCAAATATTCACCACGAGTTACTTATCGGCCTATCCAAGCTAATAAAGGTTTTTCCTCCTGGTATAGCATTTGACTGGAACTCTTCATGGATTAAAATACTGGGTGCTCACTTTACAACAGGGTTCATAATCGCAAGCCCAGTAATAATCATCTTATGGCTTGTAGACATAACCTTAGCGTTTATATCCCGATCGCTGCCTAAAACTCCCGTATATTTCATTGGTTTACCCGCAAAAATTGCAATAGGAATGATTACGCTATCATGGTTCCTGCAAAATGCTTCTATCCCAATATATAGAATCTTCTCCGACTCTCTAAATTCTTGGGATATGATGTTTAGGATTTAA
- a CDS encoding tetratricopeptide repeat protein encodes MLDAEELLHLAMKNIQENKSTEALDLLNKCVQIEPNNALAIYLIAAQHAEIGMYDRAQAGMEKALDLDPSLEMASLQLGLLYGHKEELDKAIATWTSLIEKTSSQYIKTFCLGLTAICEDKIERGLELLEQGKKENQDNPALNVSIQNIIDSLGSDESATEQPIESDSTFLGAYRDKSV; translated from the coding sequence GTGTTAGATGCAGAAGAACTACTTCATCTTGCGATGAAGAACATACAGGAAAACAAATCGACCGAAGCCTTAGACCTCCTAAACAAATGCGTTCAAATAGAACCAAATAATGCTTTAGCTATCTATTTAATTGCAGCTCAGCACGCAGAAATTGGCATGTATGACAGGGCTCAGGCAGGCATGGAGAAAGCCCTAGATTTAGACCCAAGCCTTGAAATGGCATCTCTGCAACTAGGATTGCTATATGGCCATAAAGAAGAGTTGGATAAAGCTATTGCTACCTGGACGTCACTTATCGAGAAAACATCCAGCCAATATATAAAGACTTTCTGCCTTGGTCTTACTGCAATATGCGAAGACAAAATTGAAAGAGGGCTAGAACTACTTGAACAAGGAAAAAAAGAAAACCAGGACAATCCAGCATTAAATGTTTCCATACAAAACATCATAGATAGTTTGGGATCTGATGAGTCAGCAACAGAACAACCAATAGAAAGTGACAGCACATTCCTCGGCGCATACCGAGACAAGTCTGTATAG
- a CDS encoding tetratricopeptide repeat protein — MNTDPSEARQNQDKLDRYLKYLEYTPDNLNLIYDSIILAVDLSELDTARGLVQKGLALAPENANLHAHKGFLHLAENKLELAEEAFEQSIELGINNSPTLYNLAYTQFLRGKYQKAIDTLTKIEIPDSFGSEINILFSRCAQNLDREPEAIERLKKVIQDDPRNYDAMGLLSLIYADEEKEDEARNLAKECLDSSPDNFNALLARATLDMASQRYENAYSDLQKATTILPESGRAWSSLGLIDFHNFRFEEAESSLLKAVAYIPDHIGSWHILGWIYLMKDNITKAQEAFESAYAIDPTFGESHGALASIYALQGEKQKAEHHIRLAEKLSPDGANQIYANMVLLSNEGKTNEAASLFEEVKKRHNDKLGTSLETLIQLRLAELST, encoded by the coding sequence TTGAACACTGATCCTTCTGAAGCAAGACAAAACCAAGATAAGTTAGATCGATATCTTAAGTACCTTGAATATACTCCAGATAACTTAAATCTCATATATGATAGCATAATACTTGCGGTCGACCTTAGTGAACTAGACACAGCCAGAGGACTTGTTCAGAAAGGATTAGCCCTCGCCCCTGAAAACGCCAATCTACACGCACATAAAGGCTTTTTACATTTGGCAGAAAACAAATTGGAACTAGCAGAGGAAGCATTTGAGCAATCTATTGAGCTCGGTATAAACAATTCTCCCACACTATATAATCTTGCCTACACCCAATTCCTAAGAGGAAAGTATCAAAAGGCAATCGATACCTTAACAAAAATCGAGATTCCAGATTCATTCGGAAGTGAGATTAACATACTTTTTTCTCGATGCGCTCAAAACCTAGATAGAGAACCCGAAGCAATTGAACGCCTGAAAAAAGTCATCCAAGATGACCCTCGTAACTACGACGCTATGGGTTTATTATCACTTATTTATGCGGATGAAGAAAAAGAAGACGAAGCAAGAAACTTAGCCAAAGAGTGCCTGGACAGCTCGCCAGATAACTTTAATGCCTTACTTGCCCGAGCCACATTAGATATGGCATCACAAAGATATGAAAACGCATATTCAGATTTGCAGAAAGCGACCACAATTCTCCCCGAGAGTGGCAGGGCATGGAGCTCCCTAGGACTGATAGATTTTCACAATTTTAGATTTGAAGAAGCTGAGAGCTCTCTTCTCAAAGCTGTTGCGTACATACCAGACCATATTGGCTCCTGGCATATCCTCGGCTGGATTTATCTAATGAAAGATAATATTACCAAAGCACAGGAAGCCTTTGAATCAGCATATGCGATTGACCCCACCTTTGGTGAATCACATGGGGCCTTAGCATCTATTTACGCATTACAGGGTGAAAAACAAAAGGCGGAGCACCATATCCGACTTGCAGAGAAACTATCCCCCGATGGAGCCAATCAAATATATGCTAACATGGTGCTGCTTAGCAACGAAGGAAAAACAAACGAAGCAGCCTCATTGTTTGAAGAAGTAAAGAAACGTCATAATGACAAACTTGGAACCTCTCTTGAAACACTTATACAGCTAAGGTTAGCTGAGCTTTCCACATAA
- the fliQ gene encoding flagellar biosynthesis protein FliQ, producing the protein MEQETALFLLSETMLTAAKVSAPMLFTSLAVGLVVSIFQVVTQIQEMTLTFVPKIIASVFVALMMGGWMLNVLAEFTRNAFRYAASG; encoded by the coding sequence TTGGAACAGGAAACCGCGCTTTTTCTTTTGAGCGAGACGATGCTCACTGCAGCAAAAGTCTCTGCGCCTATGCTTTTTACTAGTTTAGCTGTTGGATTAGTTGTTAGCATTTTCCAAGTCGTTACCCAGATCCAAGAAATGACCTTAACATTCGTCCCCAAAATAATAGCCTCCGTGTTTGTTGCCCTTATGATGGGTGGTTGGATGCTCAATGTTTTGGCGGAATTTACTCGCAACGCATTTCGATACGCGGCTAGCGGGTAA